In the genome of Populus trichocarpa isolate Nisqually-1 chromosome 6, P.trichocarpa_v4.1, whole genome shotgun sequence, one region contains:
- the LOC7468061 gene encoding AMP deaminase isoform X2 encodes MDAYALHLAMAALVGASFVAVSAYYMHRKTLTQLLEFAKTVERERERDDNSDGGGSSPQNLKKSRSHGRRKGSNGHYNKRGSASLPDVTAISGGGIDGEEKRNGQVLYVEGIPAGLPRLHTLLEGKSAGHVKRPASFIRPTSPKSPGASASAFDSVEGSDDEDNMTGNSKLDTTYLHINGNADIKDVLPQHINANGDQMPIPASSMIRSHSVSGDLHGVQPDPFAADILRKEPEQETFARLKISPMEVPSPDEVDSYIVLQECLEMRKRYVFKEAIAPWEKEIISDPSTPKPNPDPFSYTPEGKSDHYFEMQDGVIHVYPNKDSKEELFPVADATMFFTDLHHILRVIAIGNIRTLCHHRLNLLEQKFNLHLMLNADREFLAQKSAPHRDFYNVRKVDTHVHHSACMNQKHLLRFIKSKLRKEPDEVVIFRDGTYLTLKEVFESLDLTGYDLNVDLLDVHADKSTFHRFDKFNLKYNPCGQSRLREIFLKQDNLIQGRFLGELTKQVFSDLVASKYQMAEYRISIYGRKQSEWDQLASWIVNNELYSENVVWLIQLPRLYNIYKEMGIVTSFQNILDNIFMPLFEVTVDPDSHPQLHVFLKQVVGLDLVDDESKPERRPTKHMPTPVQWTNVFNPAFSYYVYYCYANLYTLNKLRESKGMTTIKFRPHSGEAGDIDHLAATFLTCHNIAHGINLRKSPVLQYLYYLAQIGLAMSPLSNNSLFLDYHRNPFPMFFLRGLNVSLSTDDPLQIHLTKEPLVEEYSIAASVWKLSSCDLCEIARNSVYQSGFSHALKSHWIGKEYYNRGPDGNDIHKTNVPHIRVEFRDTIWRDEMQQVYLGKAIIPKEVDK; translated from the exons atGGATGCGTACGCGCTGCATCTAGCGATGGCGGCTCTAGTAGGAGCATCATTTGTGGCAGTATCCGCTTATTATATGCACCGCAAAACCCTAACTCAACTCCTCGAGTTCGCGAAGACGGTAGAGAGAGAACGAGAACGAGACGACAACTCCGACGGCGGAGGATCGTCGCCGCAGAATTTGAAAAAGAGTAGGAGTCACGGACGGAGGAAAGGGAGTAATGGTCACTACAACAAGCGTGGCTCAGCTTCGTTACCGGATGTGACGGCAATTTCTGGTGGTGGAATTGATGGAGAGGAGAAACGTAACGGTCAGGTGCTTTATGTCGAAGGGATTCCTGCTGGATTGCCTAGGCTTCATACTTTGCTTGAAG GGAAATCTGCTGGACATGTCAAGAGACCTGCAAGTTTTATCAGACCAACTTCTCCAAAGTCTCCTGGTGCCAGTGCGAGTGCCTTTGACAGCGTGGAAGGATCAGATGATGAAGATAATATGACTGGCAATTCTAAACTAGACACTACATATCTGCATATCAATGGAAATGCT GATATAAAGGATGTTTTACCACAACACATTAATGCAAATGGAGACCAAATGCCTATACCTGCTTCAAGCATGATTCGATCCCATAGCGTGTCTGGTGACCTGCATGGTGTTCAGCCAGATCCTTTTGCAGCTGATATTCTAAGGAAAGAGCCAGAACAAGAAACTTTTGCTCGACTTAAAATTTCTCCTATGG AGGTGCCATCACCAGATGAAGTGGATTCCTATATAGTTCTTCAAGAATGCCTTGAAATGCGAAAAAGATATGTATTCAAGGAAGCTATTGCTCCATGGGAGAAAGAAATTATTTCTGACCCTAGTACACCAAAGCCTAATCCTGACCCGTTCTCCTATACCCCAGAGGGAAAATCTGAT CATTATTTTGAGATGCAAGATGGGGTCATCCATGTCTATCCAAATAAAGATT CTAAGGAAGAACTTTTTCCTGTTGCTGATGCAACAATGTTTTTCACTGATTTGCATCACATACTTCGAGTTATTGCGATTGGAAATATCAGGACTCTATGTCATCATCGGCTGAATCTCCTAGAACAA AAATTCAACCTTCATCTGATGCTTAATGCGGATAGAGAGTTTCTCGCTCAGAAAAGTGCTCCACATCGTGACTTCTATAATGTCAGGAAAGTTGATACACATGTTCATCATTCTGCGTGCATGAACCAGAAACATCTTTTAAGGTTTATAAAGTCAAAATTGAGGAAAGAGCCTGACGAG GTTGTAATTTTTCGAGATGGAACATACTTGACATTGAAAGAAGTGTTTGAGAGTTTGGATTTGACTGG GTATGATCTCAATGTTGACCTTTTAGATGTTCATGCGGACAAGAGCACGTTTCATCGCTTTGATAAGTTCAACCTGAAGTACAATCCTTGTGGTCAGAGTAGGCTCAGGGAGATTTTCCTTAAACAAGATAACCTTATCCAAG GCCGTTTCCTTGGTGAACTGACAAAACAAGTCTTTTCTGATCTCGTTGCTAGTAAATATCAG ATGGCTGAATATAGAATATCAATATATGGTAGAAAGCAAAGTGAATGGGACCAATTGGCTAGTTGGATAGTGAATAATGAATTGTACAGCGAAAATGTTGTTTGGTTAATCCAG CTTCCAAGACTGTATAATATCTACAAGGAAATGGGGATTGTGACATCATTTCAGAATATTCTTGATAATATCTTCATGCCGCTTTTTGAGGTTACAGTTGATCCAGATTCGCATCCTCAGCTGCATGTTTTCTTAAAACAG GTTGTTGGGTTGGACTTGGTTGATGATGAAAGCAAACCTGAAAGACGCCCGACGAAGCACATGCCTACACCAGTTCAATGGACCAATGTGTTCAATCCTGCGTTTTCATATTATGTTTATTACTGTTATGCCAACCTCTACACATTAAACAAG CTTCGTGAGTCAAAGGGCATGACAACTATCAAATTCCGTCCCCATTCTGGAGAG GCTGGTGATATTGATCATCTTGCTGCCACATTTCTTACATGTCATAATATTGCCCATGGGATCAATTTGAGGAAATCTCCAGTACTTCAATATTTGTATTATCTGGCACAG ATTGGCTTGGCTATGTCTCCTCTGAGCAACAATTCCTTATTTTTAGACTACCATAGGAACCCTTTCCCTATGTTTTTCTTAAGGGGTCTCAATGTTTCCCTTTCAACCGATGATCCGCTCCAAATCCATTTAACAAAAGAGCCCTTGGTGGAAGAATATAGCATAGCTGCTTCT GTGTGGAAGTTGAGTTCATGCGATCTGTGTGAGATTGCCCGAAATTCAGTCTACCAATCAGGTTTCTCGCATGCTTTGAAG TCGCACTGGATTGGTAAAGAGTACTACAATAGAGGACCAGATGGAAATGATATTCACAAGACAAATGTGCCTCATATCCGGGTGGAATTTCGAGACACG ATATGGAGAGATGAGATGCAGCAGGTTTATCTTGGCAAGGCCATTATCCCCAAAGAAGTGGACAAGTAA
- the LOC7468061 gene encoding AMP deaminase isoform X1 codes for MDAYALHLAMAALVGASFVAVSAYYMHRKTLTQLLEFAKTVERERERDDNSDGGGSSPQNLKKSRSHGRRKGSNGHYNKRGSASLPDVTAISGGGIDGEEKRNGQVLYVEGIPAGLPRLHTLLEGKSAGHVKRPASFIRPTSPKSPGASASAFDSVEGSDDEDNMTGNSKLDTTYLHINGNADIKDVLPQHINANGDQMPIPASSMIRSHSVSGDLHGVQPDPFAADILRKEPEQETFARLKISPMAEVPSPDEVDSYIVLQECLEMRKRYVFKEAIAPWEKEIISDPSTPKPNPDPFSYTPEGKSDHYFEMQDGVIHVYPNKDSKEELFPVADATMFFTDLHHILRVIAIGNIRTLCHHRLNLLEQKFNLHLMLNADREFLAQKSAPHRDFYNVRKVDTHVHHSACMNQKHLLRFIKSKLRKEPDEVVIFRDGTYLTLKEVFESLDLTGYDLNVDLLDVHADKSTFHRFDKFNLKYNPCGQSRLREIFLKQDNLIQGRFLGELTKQVFSDLVASKYQMAEYRISIYGRKQSEWDQLASWIVNNELYSENVVWLIQLPRLYNIYKEMGIVTSFQNILDNIFMPLFEVTVDPDSHPQLHVFLKQVVGLDLVDDESKPERRPTKHMPTPVQWTNVFNPAFSYYVYYCYANLYTLNKLRESKGMTTIKFRPHSGEAGDIDHLAATFLTCHNIAHGINLRKSPVLQYLYYLAQIGLAMSPLSNNSLFLDYHRNPFPMFFLRGLNVSLSTDDPLQIHLTKEPLVEEYSIAASVWKLSSCDLCEIARNSVYQSGFSHALKSHWIGKEYYNRGPDGNDIHKTNVPHIRVEFRDTIWRDEMQQVYLGKAIIPKEVDK; via the exons atGGATGCGTACGCGCTGCATCTAGCGATGGCGGCTCTAGTAGGAGCATCATTTGTGGCAGTATCCGCTTATTATATGCACCGCAAAACCCTAACTCAACTCCTCGAGTTCGCGAAGACGGTAGAGAGAGAACGAGAACGAGACGACAACTCCGACGGCGGAGGATCGTCGCCGCAGAATTTGAAAAAGAGTAGGAGTCACGGACGGAGGAAAGGGAGTAATGGTCACTACAACAAGCGTGGCTCAGCTTCGTTACCGGATGTGACGGCAATTTCTGGTGGTGGAATTGATGGAGAGGAGAAACGTAACGGTCAGGTGCTTTATGTCGAAGGGATTCCTGCTGGATTGCCTAGGCTTCATACTTTGCTTGAAG GGAAATCTGCTGGACATGTCAAGAGACCTGCAAGTTTTATCAGACCAACTTCTCCAAAGTCTCCTGGTGCCAGTGCGAGTGCCTTTGACAGCGTGGAAGGATCAGATGATGAAGATAATATGACTGGCAATTCTAAACTAGACACTACATATCTGCATATCAATGGAAATGCT GATATAAAGGATGTTTTACCACAACACATTAATGCAAATGGAGACCAAATGCCTATACCTGCTTCAAGCATGATTCGATCCCATAGCGTGTCTGGTGACCTGCATGGTGTTCAGCCAGATCCTTTTGCAGCTGATATTCTAAGGAAAGAGCCAGAACAAGAAACTTTTGCTCGACTTAAAATTTCTCCTATGG cAGAGGTGCCATCACCAGATGAAGTGGATTCCTATATAGTTCTTCAAGAATGCCTTGAAATGCGAAAAAGATATGTATTCAAGGAAGCTATTGCTCCATGGGAGAAAGAAATTATTTCTGACCCTAGTACACCAAAGCCTAATCCTGACCCGTTCTCCTATACCCCAGAGGGAAAATCTGAT CATTATTTTGAGATGCAAGATGGGGTCATCCATGTCTATCCAAATAAAGATT CTAAGGAAGAACTTTTTCCTGTTGCTGATGCAACAATGTTTTTCACTGATTTGCATCACATACTTCGAGTTATTGCGATTGGAAATATCAGGACTCTATGTCATCATCGGCTGAATCTCCTAGAACAA AAATTCAACCTTCATCTGATGCTTAATGCGGATAGAGAGTTTCTCGCTCAGAAAAGTGCTCCACATCGTGACTTCTATAATGTCAGGAAAGTTGATACACATGTTCATCATTCTGCGTGCATGAACCAGAAACATCTTTTAAGGTTTATAAAGTCAAAATTGAGGAAAGAGCCTGACGAG GTTGTAATTTTTCGAGATGGAACATACTTGACATTGAAAGAAGTGTTTGAGAGTTTGGATTTGACTGG GTATGATCTCAATGTTGACCTTTTAGATGTTCATGCGGACAAGAGCACGTTTCATCGCTTTGATAAGTTCAACCTGAAGTACAATCCTTGTGGTCAGAGTAGGCTCAGGGAGATTTTCCTTAAACAAGATAACCTTATCCAAG GCCGTTTCCTTGGTGAACTGACAAAACAAGTCTTTTCTGATCTCGTTGCTAGTAAATATCAG ATGGCTGAATATAGAATATCAATATATGGTAGAAAGCAAAGTGAATGGGACCAATTGGCTAGTTGGATAGTGAATAATGAATTGTACAGCGAAAATGTTGTTTGGTTAATCCAG CTTCCAAGACTGTATAATATCTACAAGGAAATGGGGATTGTGACATCATTTCAGAATATTCTTGATAATATCTTCATGCCGCTTTTTGAGGTTACAGTTGATCCAGATTCGCATCCTCAGCTGCATGTTTTCTTAAAACAG GTTGTTGGGTTGGACTTGGTTGATGATGAAAGCAAACCTGAAAGACGCCCGACGAAGCACATGCCTACACCAGTTCAATGGACCAATGTGTTCAATCCTGCGTTTTCATATTATGTTTATTACTGTTATGCCAACCTCTACACATTAAACAAG CTTCGTGAGTCAAAGGGCATGACAACTATCAAATTCCGTCCCCATTCTGGAGAG GCTGGTGATATTGATCATCTTGCTGCCACATTTCTTACATGTCATAATATTGCCCATGGGATCAATTTGAGGAAATCTCCAGTACTTCAATATTTGTATTATCTGGCACAG ATTGGCTTGGCTATGTCTCCTCTGAGCAACAATTCCTTATTTTTAGACTACCATAGGAACCCTTTCCCTATGTTTTTCTTAAGGGGTCTCAATGTTTCCCTTTCAACCGATGATCCGCTCCAAATCCATTTAACAAAAGAGCCCTTGGTGGAAGAATATAGCATAGCTGCTTCT GTGTGGAAGTTGAGTTCATGCGATCTGTGTGAGATTGCCCGAAATTCAGTCTACCAATCAGGTTTCTCGCATGCTTTGAAG TCGCACTGGATTGGTAAAGAGTACTACAATAGAGGACCAGATGGAAATGATATTCACAAGACAAATGTGCCTCATATCCGGGTGGAATTTCGAGACACG ATATGGAGAGATGAGATGCAGCAGGTTTATCTTGGCAAGGCCATTATCCCCAAAGAAGTGGACAAGTAA
- the LOC7468061 gene encoding AMP deaminase isoform X3 — protein sequence MDAYALHLAMAALVGASFVAVSAYYMHRKTLTQLLEFAKTVERERERDDNSDGGGSSPQNLKKSRSHGRRKGSNGHYNKRGSASLPDVTAISGGGIDGEEKRNGQVLYVEGIPAGLPRLHTLLEGKSAGHVKRPASFIRPTSPKSPGASASAFDSVEGSDDEDNMTGNSKLDTTYLHINGNADIKDVLPQHINANGDQMPIPASSMIRSHSVSGDLHGVQPDPFAADILRKEPEQETFARLKISPMAEVPSPDEVDSYIVLQECLEMRKRYVFKEAIAPWEKEIISDPSTPKPNPDPFSYTPEGKSDHYFEMQDGVIHVYPNKDSKEELFPVADATMFFTDLHHILRVIAIGNIRTLCHHRLNLLEQKFNLHLMLNADREFLAQKSAPHRDFYNVRKVDTHVHHSACMNQKHLLRFIKSKLRKEPDEVVIFRDGTYLTLKEVFESLDLTGYDLNVDLLDVHADKSTFHRFDKFNLKYNPCGQSRLREIFLKQDNLIQGRFLGELTKQVFSDLVASKYQMAEYRISIYGRKQSEWDQLASWIVNNELYSENVVWLIQVVGLDLVDDESKPERRPTKHMPTPVQWTNVFNPAFSYYVYYCYANLYTLNKLRESKGMTTIKFRPHSGEAGDIDHLAATFLTCHNIAHGINLRKSPVLQYLYYLAQIGLAMSPLSNNSLFLDYHRNPFPMFFLRGLNVSLSTDDPLQIHLTKEPLVEEYSIAASVWKLSSCDLCEIARNSVYQSGFSHALKSHWIGKEYYNRGPDGNDIHKTNVPHIRVEFRDTIWRDEMQQVYLGKAIIPKEVDK from the exons atGGATGCGTACGCGCTGCATCTAGCGATGGCGGCTCTAGTAGGAGCATCATTTGTGGCAGTATCCGCTTATTATATGCACCGCAAAACCCTAACTCAACTCCTCGAGTTCGCGAAGACGGTAGAGAGAGAACGAGAACGAGACGACAACTCCGACGGCGGAGGATCGTCGCCGCAGAATTTGAAAAAGAGTAGGAGTCACGGACGGAGGAAAGGGAGTAATGGTCACTACAACAAGCGTGGCTCAGCTTCGTTACCGGATGTGACGGCAATTTCTGGTGGTGGAATTGATGGAGAGGAGAAACGTAACGGTCAGGTGCTTTATGTCGAAGGGATTCCTGCTGGATTGCCTAGGCTTCATACTTTGCTTGAAG GGAAATCTGCTGGACATGTCAAGAGACCTGCAAGTTTTATCAGACCAACTTCTCCAAAGTCTCCTGGTGCCAGTGCGAGTGCCTTTGACAGCGTGGAAGGATCAGATGATGAAGATAATATGACTGGCAATTCTAAACTAGACACTACATATCTGCATATCAATGGAAATGCT GATATAAAGGATGTTTTACCACAACACATTAATGCAAATGGAGACCAAATGCCTATACCTGCTTCAAGCATGATTCGATCCCATAGCGTGTCTGGTGACCTGCATGGTGTTCAGCCAGATCCTTTTGCAGCTGATATTCTAAGGAAAGAGCCAGAACAAGAAACTTTTGCTCGACTTAAAATTTCTCCTATGG cAGAGGTGCCATCACCAGATGAAGTGGATTCCTATATAGTTCTTCAAGAATGCCTTGAAATGCGAAAAAGATATGTATTCAAGGAAGCTATTGCTCCATGGGAGAAAGAAATTATTTCTGACCCTAGTACACCAAAGCCTAATCCTGACCCGTTCTCCTATACCCCAGAGGGAAAATCTGAT CATTATTTTGAGATGCAAGATGGGGTCATCCATGTCTATCCAAATAAAGATT CTAAGGAAGAACTTTTTCCTGTTGCTGATGCAACAATGTTTTTCACTGATTTGCATCACATACTTCGAGTTATTGCGATTGGAAATATCAGGACTCTATGTCATCATCGGCTGAATCTCCTAGAACAA AAATTCAACCTTCATCTGATGCTTAATGCGGATAGAGAGTTTCTCGCTCAGAAAAGTGCTCCACATCGTGACTTCTATAATGTCAGGAAAGTTGATACACATGTTCATCATTCTGCGTGCATGAACCAGAAACATCTTTTAAGGTTTATAAAGTCAAAATTGAGGAAAGAGCCTGACGAG GTTGTAATTTTTCGAGATGGAACATACTTGACATTGAAAGAAGTGTTTGAGAGTTTGGATTTGACTGG GTATGATCTCAATGTTGACCTTTTAGATGTTCATGCGGACAAGAGCACGTTTCATCGCTTTGATAAGTTCAACCTGAAGTACAATCCTTGTGGTCAGAGTAGGCTCAGGGAGATTTTCCTTAAACAAGATAACCTTATCCAAG GCCGTTTCCTTGGTGAACTGACAAAACAAGTCTTTTCTGATCTCGTTGCTAGTAAATATCAG ATGGCTGAATATAGAATATCAATATATGGTAGAAAGCAAAGTGAATGGGACCAATTGGCTAGTTGGATAGTGAATAATGAATTGTACAGCGAAAATGTTGTTTGGTTAATCCAG GTTGTTGGGTTGGACTTGGTTGATGATGAAAGCAAACCTGAAAGACGCCCGACGAAGCACATGCCTACACCAGTTCAATGGACCAATGTGTTCAATCCTGCGTTTTCATATTATGTTTATTACTGTTATGCCAACCTCTACACATTAAACAAG CTTCGTGAGTCAAAGGGCATGACAACTATCAAATTCCGTCCCCATTCTGGAGAG GCTGGTGATATTGATCATCTTGCTGCCACATTTCTTACATGTCATAATATTGCCCATGGGATCAATTTGAGGAAATCTCCAGTACTTCAATATTTGTATTATCTGGCACAG ATTGGCTTGGCTATGTCTCCTCTGAGCAACAATTCCTTATTTTTAGACTACCATAGGAACCCTTTCCCTATGTTTTTCTTAAGGGGTCTCAATGTTTCCCTTTCAACCGATGATCCGCTCCAAATCCATTTAACAAAAGAGCCCTTGGTGGAAGAATATAGCATAGCTGCTTCT GTGTGGAAGTTGAGTTCATGCGATCTGTGTGAGATTGCCCGAAATTCAGTCTACCAATCAGGTTTCTCGCATGCTTTGAAG TCGCACTGGATTGGTAAAGAGTACTACAATAGAGGACCAGATGGAAATGATATTCACAAGACAAATGTGCCTCATATCCGGGTGGAATTTCGAGACACG ATATGGAGAGATGAGATGCAGCAGGTTTATCTTGGCAAGGCCATTATCCCCAAAGAAGTGGACAAGTAA